A DNA window from Actinomadura coerulea contains the following coding sequences:
- a CDS encoding dihydrofolate reductase family protein gives MATVIVHATITLDGFLADPDGAVDWMFGRPSAPEDDSVVERVMGRIGAVVGGANRSQTIEDGELPYGGMLKVPVYLMTHRAHEPIERDGTTYTFVVDDISEAVALAAESAGDGWVSLLGGSISRQCLRLGLVDELHLDVAPVLLGGGISLFAGLGQRVELERLETSAYASETHLRYRVLR, from the coding sequence ATGGCCACAGTGATCGTCCACGCGACCATCACCCTCGACGGATTCCTGGCAGACCCGGACGGCGCGGTCGACTGGATGTTCGGCAGGCCTTCCGCTCCCGAGGACGACTCCGTCGTGGAACGGGTCATGGGCCGGATCGGAGCAGTCGTCGGGGGTGCGAACCGGTCTCAGACCATCGAGGACGGTGAGCTCCCCTACGGCGGCATGCTGAAGGTGCCGGTCTACCTCATGACCCACAGGGCCCATGAGCCGATCGAGCGCGACGGCACCACCTACACCTTCGTCGTCGACGACATCTCTGAAGCGGTCGCGCTGGCCGCGGAATCTGCCGGTGACGGGTGGGTCAGCCTGCTCGGCGGAAGCATCTCGCGACAGTGCCTGCGGCTCGGGCTCGTCGATGAGCTTCACCTTGACGTCGCACCGGTGCTGCTCGGCGGCGGCATCTCGCTGTTCGCGGGCCTGGGGCAGCGCGTCGAGCTCGAACGCCTCGAGACCTCCGCGTACGCGAGCGAGACCCACCTCCGCTACCGAGTCCTCCGGTAG
- the gdhA gene encoding NADP-specific glutamate dehydrogenase encodes MAVLEETYEGVLRRDPGEAEFHQAVHEVLESLGPVLAARPGLATAKLVERVIEPERQIMFRVPWQDDNGEIHVNRGFRVEYNGALGPYKGGLRFHPTVNLGIVKFLGFEQIFKNALTGLGIGGGKGGSDFDPHGRSDAEVMRFCQSFMTELHRHVGEHTDVPAGDIGVGAREIGYLFGQYRRVTNRWEAGMLTGKGMLWGGSAVRTEATGYGNVMFTAEMLRRRGEDLDGQQIVVSGSGNVAIYTIEKAQQLGANVITVSDSGGYVVDEKGIDLDLLKQVKEVDRGRVSDYADLRGASARYIPGGRVWDVPADIALPSATQNELDADAAAILVRNGVKAVSEGANMPTTPEAVHVLQDAGVAFGPGKAANAGGVAVSALEMRQNASRSSWRFSQVEEELLAIMTSIHDTCYETADRYGAPGDYVVGANIAGFERVADAMLAQGLI; translated from the coding sequence ATGGCGGTCCTGGAGGAGACCTACGAGGGGGTGCTGCGCCGCGATCCGGGCGAGGCCGAGTTCCACCAGGCCGTGCACGAGGTGCTGGAGTCCCTCGGCCCGGTCCTGGCCGCGCGGCCGGGCCTCGCCACCGCCAAGCTGGTCGAGCGGGTGATCGAGCCGGAGCGCCAGATCATGTTCCGCGTGCCGTGGCAGGACGACAACGGGGAGATCCACGTCAACCGCGGCTTCCGCGTGGAGTACAACGGCGCGCTCGGGCCCTACAAGGGCGGCCTGCGCTTCCACCCCACGGTGAACCTCGGCATCGTCAAGTTCCTCGGCTTCGAGCAGATCTTCAAGAACGCGCTCACCGGCCTCGGCATCGGCGGCGGCAAGGGCGGCAGCGACTTCGACCCGCACGGCCGCTCCGACGCGGAGGTCATGCGCTTCTGCCAGTCGTTCATGACCGAGCTGCACCGCCACGTCGGCGAGCACACCGACGTCCCGGCCGGCGACATCGGCGTCGGCGCCCGCGAGATCGGCTACCTGTTCGGCCAGTACCGCCGCGTCACGAACCGGTGGGAGGCCGGGATGCTGACCGGCAAGGGCATGCTGTGGGGCGGTTCCGCGGTCCGGACCGAGGCGACCGGCTACGGCAACGTGATGTTCACGGCCGAGATGCTGCGCCGCCGCGGCGAGGACCTGGACGGCCAGCAGATCGTCGTCTCCGGCTCCGGCAACGTCGCGATCTACACCATCGAGAAGGCGCAGCAGCTCGGCGCCAACGTCATCACCGTCTCCGACTCCGGCGGCTACGTCGTCGACGAGAAGGGCATCGACCTCGACCTGCTCAAGCAGGTGAAGGAGGTCGACCGGGGGCGCGTCTCCGACTACGCCGACCTGCGCGGCGCCTCCGCCCGGTACATCCCGGGCGGGCGGGTATGGGACGTCCCGGCCGACATCGCGCTGCCGTCGGCGACGCAGAACGAACTCGACGCCGACGCTGCCGCGATCCTCGTCCGCAACGGCGTGAAGGCCGTGTCGGAGGGCGCCAACATGCCGACCACCCCCGAGGCCGTGCACGTCCTCCAGGACGCGGGTGTCGCGTTCGGCCCGGGCAAGGCCGCCAACGCGGGCGGCGTCGCGGTCAGCGCGCTGGAGATGCGGCAGAACGCGAGCCGCTCCTCCTGGCGCTTCTCCCAGGTGGAGGAGGAGCTGCTGGCCATCATGACGAGCATCCACGACACCTGCTACGAGACCGCCGACCGCTACGGCGCCCCCGGCGACTACGTGGTCGGCGCCAACATCGCCGGCTTCGAACGCGTGGCCGACGCCATGCTCGCCCAGGGCCTCATCTGA
- a CDS encoding ATP-binding protein, whose amino-acid sequence MVGTRDRVVIGEITLPGVRRSVGGARGFVRSVAAGHPALDDMVLVVSETVANAIAHTASGREGGQVRVAVLAGDGGYRLEVADEGAAGGRPHVKGGQGDDEDAGDGAESGRGMRIVEALASRWGFHADGARTVVWADFPAPAAAVERGRGRGTPVSGPG is encoded by the coding sequence GTGGTCGGGACGCGGGACCGCGTGGTGATCGGCGAGATCACGCTTCCGGGCGTGCGGCGGTCGGTCGGGGGTGCGCGCGGCTTCGTCCGGAGCGTGGCGGCCGGCCATCCCGCCCTGGACGACATGGTGCTGGTGGTGAGCGAGACGGTCGCGAACGCGATCGCTCACACGGCGTCCGGCCGGGAAGGCGGGCAGGTGAGGGTCGCCGTCCTGGCCGGGGACGGGGGGTACCGGCTTGAGGTCGCCGACGAGGGCGCGGCGGGCGGGCGTCCCCACGTGAAAGGCGGGCAGGGCGACGACGAGGACGCGGGGGACGGTGCGGAGTCGGGACGCGGGATGCGGATCGTGGAGGCGCTCGCGTCGCGGTGGGGCTTCCACGCCGACGGCGCCCGCACAGTGGTGTGGGCGGACTTCCCGGCCCCGGCCGCCGCGGTGGAGCGGGGCCGGGGCCGGGGGACGCCGGTCAGCGGCCCCGGTTGA
- a CDS encoding arginase family protein: protein MIAVLDAPSNLGLRPPREGHEPGVRRLAHALRGHGIVGRLRAEDAGRVDPPPYVFGTDQETGYLNGPGLADYTERLAACVGEVLDRGEFPVVLGGDCGILLGPMLALRRRGVYGLAHLDGHDDYSPRRDPSAPPKGLTAGGMALGLATGHGPAALTDVGGLRPYVEEEHVAHIGVQREPEDFELFDMDAFEASRVRRFPIEYIREHGADSAAEGARAHLEAAPIEGYWIHLDADILDKSLMPAVDSPNPDGLSFEELTSVLRTLAASPRAVGLHVAIYDPERDPDGMAGAALTDTVVAALS from the coding sequence ATGATCGCAGTGCTCGACGCACCGTCCAACCTGGGGCTCCGTCCGCCGCGCGAGGGCCACGAGCCCGGAGTGCGCCGGCTGGCCCACGCCCTGCGCGGCCACGGCATCGTCGGCCGCCTGCGCGCCGAGGACGCGGGCCGGGTGGACCCGCCGCCCTACGTGTTCGGCACGGACCAGGAGACCGGCTACCTGAACGGCCCCGGCCTCGCCGACTACACCGAGCGGCTCGCGGCCTGCGTCGGGGAGGTGCTGGACCGCGGCGAGTTCCCGGTCGTGCTCGGCGGCGACTGCGGCATCCTGCTCGGCCCGATGCTCGCGCTGCGCCGCCGCGGCGTGTACGGGCTGGCGCACCTGGACGGGCACGACGACTACTCGCCGCGGCGCGACCCGTCGGCCCCGCCGAAGGGGCTGACCGCGGGCGGGATGGCGCTCGGCCTGGCCACCGGGCACGGCCCGGCCGCCCTCACCGACGTCGGGGGGCTTCGCCCCTACGTGGAGGAGGAGCACGTCGCGCACATCGGCGTCCAGCGGGAGCCCGAGGACTTCGAGCTGTTCGACATGGACGCGTTCGAGGCGTCGCGCGTGCGGCGCTTCCCGATCGAGTACATCCGCGAGCACGGTGCGGACTCGGCCGCCGAGGGGGCGCGGGCGCATCTGGAGGCCGCGCCGATCGAGGGCTACTGGATCCATCTGGACGCCGACATCCTCGACAAGAGCCTGATGCCGGCCGTCGACTCCCCCAACCCGGACGGCCTGTCGTTCGAGGAGCTCACGTCCGTGCTGCGGACGCTGGCGGCGAGCCCGCGGGCGGTCGGCCTGCACGTGGCCATCTACGACCCCGAACGCGACCCGGACGGCATGGCCGGCGCGGCCCTCACCGACACGGTTGTCGCCGCGCTCTCCTAG
- a CDS encoding DUF488 domain-containing protein, whose protein sequence is MEVRLRRVYEPPSAEDGARVLVDRVWPRGLSKDKARLDEWEKDVAPSTELRKWYGHDAARFEEFTRRYDAELAEPERAAALDHLRELAREGTVTLLTATKDIDRSQAAVLADRLRDSS, encoded by the coding sequence ATGGAGGTACGGCTGCGCAGGGTGTACGAACCGCCGTCGGCCGAGGACGGGGCGCGGGTCCTGGTCGACAGGGTGTGGCCACGGGGCCTGTCGAAGGACAAGGCCCGCCTGGACGAGTGGGAGAAGGACGTCGCCCCCTCCACCGAGCTCCGGAAGTGGTACGGCCACGACGCCGCCAGGTTCGAGGAGTTCACCCGCCGCTACGACGCCGAACTGGCCGAGCCCGAGCGCGCCGCGGCCCTCGACCACCTGCGGGAACTCGCCCGCGAGGGCACCGTCACCCTGCTCACGGCGACCAAGGACATCGACCGCAGCCAGGCGGCCGTCCTCGCGGACCGCCTCCGCGACTCCTCCTGA
- a CDS encoding CocE/NonD family hydrolase yields the protein MTVSGLLVDRLLGLPESPSPDVRSARDLRVPMPDGVVLVADLYRPRGAGPLPVVLMRTPYGKRQAVVRLFTGVLVRRGFQVVVQDVRGVFGSGGEFHAFHDEKDDGLATLKWLRAQPWCDGRVAMVGASYLGFTEWAVAPYADPPLAAMGLGITASEFASSFYPGGALALHNTLVWSSLLGTQEERRRPFHDRRVRRAMRHLPVGEADLAAIGRPEPFLREVAAHAEPGDDFWKATDHSAAVPATTTPTTMVTGWWDLFLRGQLRDFAALHAEGRQVRITIGPWGHDAKALRATLHDQVSWLNAHLNGDKAQLRRAPVRLHLQQANTWLDFDQWPPPETRPTPLYLAHGLVWDEPDADPATFTYDPLDPTPNVGGPLLSPGKGKQRDNAPLERRDDVVVLTGAPLPEDLDVIGPVSATIHVRTSTGRGDLFVRLCDVDRSGVSRNVTDGILRITSTGTVRAEIEMHPTAYRFRRGHRLRVMLAGGAFPRFARNHGTPEPAGRAIASRRTDFEILRDAAHPSAVHLPIWRP from the coding sequence ATGACCGTCTCGGGACTACTCGTCGACCGCCTTCTCGGCCTCCCGGAGTCGCCGTCCCCCGACGTCCGGTCGGCGCGGGACCTTCGGGTGCCCATGCCGGACGGCGTCGTGCTCGTCGCCGACCTGTACCGGCCGCGCGGCGCGGGACCGCTGCCCGTCGTGCTGATGCGCACCCCGTACGGCAAGCGGCAGGCCGTGGTCCGGCTGTTCACCGGCGTCCTGGTTCGGCGCGGGTTCCAGGTCGTCGTGCAGGACGTGCGCGGCGTCTTCGGCTCAGGCGGCGAGTTCCATGCCTTCCACGACGAGAAGGACGACGGCCTGGCCACGCTCAAGTGGCTCCGCGCGCAGCCCTGGTGCGACGGCAGGGTGGCGATGGTCGGCGCAAGCTACCTCGGGTTCACCGAGTGGGCTGTCGCACCCTACGCAGACCCGCCGCTGGCCGCGATGGGACTGGGCATCACCGCGTCCGAGTTCGCCAGTTCGTTCTACCCCGGTGGTGCGCTCGCCCTGCACAACACGCTCGTCTGGTCGTCCCTGCTGGGGACGCAAGAGGAGCGGAGGCGGCCGTTCCACGACAGGCGTGTGAGGCGTGCGATGCGGCACCTGCCGGTAGGCGAGGCCGACCTCGCCGCCATCGGACGTCCCGAACCGTTCCTGCGCGAGGTCGCTGCCCATGCCGAGCCGGGTGACGACTTCTGGAAGGCCACCGACCACAGCGCCGCCGTCCCGGCGACCACCACGCCCACCACGATGGTCACGGGCTGGTGGGACCTCTTCCTGCGCGGCCAACTCAGGGACTTCGCCGCCCTGCACGCGGAGGGGCGCCAGGTCCGCATCACCATCGGCCCCTGGGGACACGACGCCAAAGCCCTCCGCGCGACGCTCCACGACCAGGTTTCCTGGCTGAACGCCCACCTGAACGGCGACAAGGCCCAACTCCGCAGGGCGCCGGTAAGGCTGCACCTGCAGCAGGCCAACACCTGGCTGGACTTCGACCAGTGGCCCCCGCCCGAGACCAGGCCAACGCCGCTCTACCTGGCCCACGGCCTCGTATGGGACGAGCCTGACGCGGACCCCGCCACGTTCACCTACGACCCCCTCGACCCGACCCCGAACGTCGGCGGCCCGCTCCTGTCACCCGGCAAGGGGAAACAGCGCGACAACGCCCCCCTCGAACGCCGCGACGACGTGGTCGTCCTCACCGGCGCGCCGCTGCCCGAGGACCTGGACGTGATCGGACCCGTCTCGGCGACGATCCACGTGCGCACCAGCACCGGACGAGGCGACCTGTTCGTCCGCCTCTGCGACGTCGACCGGAGCGGCGTCTCCCGCAACGTCACCGACGGCATCCTGCGCATCACGTCCACGGGGACCGTGCGCGCCGAGATCGAAATGCATCCGACCGCGTACCGCTTCCGGCGCGGCCACCGGCTGCGCGTCATGCTCGCGGGCGGCGCGTTCCCCCGCTTCGCCCGCAACCACGGCACCCCGGAGCCCGCGGGGCGGGCCATCGCGTCCCGCCGCACCGACTTCGAGATCCTCCGGGACGCCGCCCACCCCTCCGCCGTCCACCTTCCCATCTGGAGACCCTGA
- a CDS encoding TetR/AcrR family transcriptional regulator — MAATKRESMLVAATQLFLENGYDRTSLARIAQQAGVSRATLFKQFPTKAALFEATVLAAGRSPAPEPVDVPLEDFHAGLVTLGRAYAELLTRPEVAALMRTVIAESPRFPELRERTFDFGTLPVLTALGRYLRDAHAAGAAEIDDPEMASAQFLGMIASSVFWPRLIHGTWSITDDERELVIEGAARTITARYATP, encoded by the coding sequence ATGGCCGCGACGAAACGTGAGTCGATGCTCGTCGCGGCCACCCAGCTGTTCCTGGAGAACGGCTACGACCGCACGTCGCTGGCGCGCATCGCCCAGCAGGCGGGCGTATCCAGGGCAACGCTCTTCAAGCAGTTCCCGACCAAGGCGGCGCTGTTCGAAGCGACAGTGCTCGCGGCTGGCAGGTCACCTGCTCCGGAGCCCGTCGACGTCCCGTTGGAGGACTTCCATGCCGGTCTTGTGACGCTCGGACGGGCCTACGCTGAGCTGCTGACCCGGCCTGAGGTGGCAGCGCTGATGCGGACTGTGATCGCCGAGTCCCCCCGGTTCCCCGAGCTACGGGAGCGCACCTTCGACTTCGGTACGCTGCCTGTGCTCACAGCGCTGGGGCGCTACCTCCGCGATGCCCACGCAGCAGGGGCCGCCGAGATCGACGACCCGGAGATGGCGTCCGCGCAGTTCCTCGGGATGATCGCGTCGTCGGTCTTCTGGCCCCGCCTCATACACGGCACCTGGTCGATTACCGACGACGAGCGAGAACTGGTCATCGAGGGCGCGGCTCGGACCATCACCGCCCGCTACGCCACTCCCTGA
- a CDS encoding LCP family protein: MKLLAWVAVAAAAVMVTGGLSAYGYYWRLQNAVQHEDADRLIGGDRPRRLNGATNIFVLGSDTREGANARYGRGLRGKPPASDTMVLLHLSPGGGQAIAVSFPRDLMVPIPPCTRRDGTKAPGSANAMLNEAIGRAGPTCTVHTVERLTKIRIDHFVQVDFTGFKRIATAVGGVPVCVTADVHDKDSGLNLTKGRHRLKGEDALAYVRSRKGFGNGSDTERIRRQQHFFGALAKEAMSAGVLTDPGRLNALLRATAESLTTDRGLSVAEMLKIAQGMRGLDAGKLRFVTVPSGPYPLNRDRVALTRPAADEFFDALRRDVVAPAPAKSPGARPGRVRVFNASGVEGRAAQVAAQLEDAGWRVTGVGNLGTRPQAAVVHYGAGAEPQARALAALLPGARVAPRARTAPGGVDLVVGTGFTRVRTSGGVPVQRGESRASDRVCERVA; the protein is encoded by the coding sequence ATGAAGCTGCTTGCTTGGGTCGCCGTCGCGGCGGCCGCGGTGATGGTGACGGGCGGCCTGTCCGCGTACGGGTACTACTGGCGGCTGCAGAACGCCGTCCAGCACGAGGACGCCGACCGGTTGATCGGCGGAGACCGGCCGAGGAGGCTCAACGGCGCGACCAACATCTTCGTGCTCGGGTCGGACACGCGCGAGGGCGCCAACGCCAGGTACGGGCGGGGCCTGCGGGGCAAGCCGCCCGCGTCCGACACGATGGTGCTGCTGCACCTGTCGCCGGGCGGCGGCCAGGCGATCGCCGTCAGCTTCCCCCGCGACCTGATGGTGCCCATCCCGCCGTGCACCCGCCGGGACGGCACGAAGGCGCCCGGCAGCGCGAACGCCATGCTGAACGAGGCGATCGGCCGCGCGGGCCCCACCTGCACCGTCCATACCGTCGAGCGGCTCACGAAGATCCGCATCGACCACTTCGTGCAGGTGGACTTCACGGGCTTCAAGCGGATCGCGACGGCCGTCGGCGGCGTGCCGGTGTGCGTGACGGCCGACGTCCACGACAAGGACTCCGGGCTGAACCTCACCAAGGGCCGCCACCGGCTGAAAGGCGAGGACGCCCTGGCCTACGTCCGCAGCCGCAAGGGCTTCGGGAACGGCAGCGACACCGAGCGCATCCGGCGGCAGCAGCACTTCTTCGGCGCGCTCGCCAAGGAGGCGATGAGCGCGGGCGTCCTCACCGATCCGGGGCGCCTGAACGCGCTGCTCAGGGCGACGGCCGAGTCGCTGACGACCGACAGGGGGCTGTCCGTCGCGGAGATGCTGAAGATCGCCCAGGGCATGCGCGGCCTGGACGCGGGGAAGCTGCGCTTCGTCACCGTGCCGTCCGGGCCGTACCCGCTGAACCGCGACCGCGTGGCGCTGACCCGGCCCGCCGCGGACGAGTTCTTCGACGCCCTCCGCAGGGACGTGGTGGCGCCGGCTCCGGCGAAGTCCCCGGGCGCGCGGCCCGGGAGGGTGCGGGTGTTCAACGCGTCCGGGGTCGAGGGCCGCGCCGCCCAGGTGGCGGCGCAGCTCGAAGACGCCGGCTGGCGGGTCACCGGCGTCGGCAACCTCGGCACCCGCCCCCAGGCCGCCGTCGTCCACTACGGGGCGGGCGCGGAACCGCAGGCGAGGGCGCTCGCGGCCCTCCTGCCGGGCGCCCGGGTCGCGCCGCGAGCCAGGACGGCCCCCGGCGGCGTCGACCTCGTCGTCGGGACGGGTTTCACGCGCGTCCGGACGTCCGGGGGCGTCCCGGTCCAGCGCGGCGAGAGCCGGGCGAGCGACAGGGTGTGCGAGCGGGTGGCGTGA